From one Solanum stenotomum isolate F172 chromosome 12, ASM1918654v1, whole genome shotgun sequence genomic stretch:
- the LOC125849483 gene encoding protein SWEETIE isoform X3 → MAKNFVRDDVPLSRFGVLVAQLESIVASASHKSPDALLCFDLLSDLISAIAEESKDSILLCQRKCEDALYSLLVLGARKPVRHLASVAMARIIQKGDSISIYSRASSLQGFLSDGKKSEPQRIAGAAECLGELYRYFGRRITSGLLETTTIVTKLLKFNEDFVREEALQMLQNALEGSGGGAAASAYTDAFRIIMRTGIVDKSSIVRVAAARCLKALASIGGPGLGVGELDNASSSCVRALEDPISSVRDAFAEALGALLGLGMNPDAQVVQPRGKSHFTPKKLDGGLERHLTLPFVKASGPRAKVLRVGLTLSWVSFLQACILYILRVGITDQMSEPTQRGLLVILGKQLQSPDATPSMRVASLRTMSYALKTLGEVPAEFKDVLDNTVVPAVSHHAPLVRVEAALTLRALAEVDPTCIGGLISYAITMLGAVRDNISFEKGTNLKYELECLDGQAAVLAALVSISPNLPLGYPSRLPRSVLELSKKMIMESSRNPMAAAVEKEAGWMLLSSLLACMPKEELEDQVFDILSLWASAFQGNPERHINETKDLQSNISVWSAAVDALTAFIKSFVSSGAMNKGILLEPVLLYLSRALSYILLLAAKDQMTFKQASDIFIIKTLIAYQSISDPTVYRRDHARLIQICATPYREASKCEESSCLRMLLDKRDAWLGPWNPGRDLFEDELRSFQGGKDGLVPCVWANDLPSFPKPETISKMLVNQKLLCVGNIFASEDVGGMLSLLEMVEQCLRAGKKQAWHATSVTNICVGLLSGLKALLALRPEPLPLEVLGLAQSIFQNILAEGDICASQRRASSEGLGLLARLGNDVFTARLTRVLLGDINSAVDSNYAGSVALSLGCIHRSAGGIALSSLVPATVNSFSSLAKSSNTGLQIWSLHGLLLTVEAAGLSYVSHVQATLSLAMDILLSNEIGSTNLHQAVGRLINAIVAVLGPELSPGSIFFSRCKSVIAEVSSRQETATLYENVRFTQQLVLFAPQAVTVHHNVQTLLPTLSSRQPTLRRLALSTLRHLIEKDPGSIMNEHIEDTLFHMLDEETDAEIGSLARTTVMRLLYASCPSRPSQWLSICRNMILSSSSRVLSTSDSSLNDSSSGLDGNTRLNTGDDDENMVSSSQNRNFQGYGNSHSIVYPPRDKHLRYRTRVFAAECLSHLPAAVGKNPVHFDIALARQQPASGSTSGDWLVLQLQELVSLAYQISTIQFENMRPVGVTLLSTIIDKFGTLDPELPGHLLLEQYQAQLVSAVRTALDSSSGPVLLEAGLQLATKILTCKIVSRDQLAVKRIFSLISRPLNEFNDLYYPSFAEWVSCKIKVRLLTAHASLKCYTFAFLKNQQKEITDEYLALLPLFSESSKILGIYWLCLLKDYSYIRTQSFPKENWKPFLDGIQSTLVSTKLLACLEEAWPLIVQAVALDAVPLNTYIKGSSETEEQSITDLISGYNMVELGSEEFQFLWGFALLLLFQGQDSVLGESRLHIGSVNTILSGGCVSDEVKSIALELCEVALPVFQVLLAERFFNVGFLTMDSCQELLQVCFFSIFVEDTWDNFAISILSQIVQNCPLDFLKTESFVYLVSELYLALLFKSFTSATSQYHLSWDDIVSVLLTTAPTLLKQYEPKMGLKSILAFHLVGYQCIERASTEVSLSRVHDFVQCLTSVMKTYVTDISELGNDSIGYLMTITRTCLTASVILAENCTKGIHQLENKRSNLHKLLLLKLALSLEQTTSFAKLAFEIQLLEENQGCKPVFYGMICNATRCFRSALTDADIQVQAIGLQILKGVLTRKINSEYSFFVFFVGELVEDLGSVIQKLFKTPMNREVVAIAGECLKVLMLLQTLSRTNECQKCLMNLFLEAVLLFTTSENSSQEARDLKITTIKLVTQLAQLPDSSACIKEVLLTMPMMRRQQLQDIIRASVMQDQNQKQVNSTGPSFIIKLPAKIEESRKEEIIVPAPCSEEVEDNSEEEEEDDWDTFQSFPSTNEVDPTKTAFQDSRSIENTISDDGFKGEFISVPQDEVEETTATISDGGLEGETISIPEDEVGEITAENQMASDDETLSGNADSSNQTQDLNGSQDGFHDDKLSDAHHMEKDRAVLRHGDVILPDSQSEVGKGPETCENLEVQKRTGGNLSSEVGEHAEDVKAHGSSYEDHQRSREESSETNEGALPNIQSTEIQSMPLDDRNEDMKEQITLDDHHEDEEMRDITSIKDHQEGKDLKDTTSLEDHHEEKDLKDITSLKNHREKRKTDNEDQPSDIDLSEQSPKKLEQTTLDDHHEEKDMRDITSVKDHYEEKDMKDMTSLEDYHEERKTENEDLCSDIDLSERSPKNLEQTTLDHHEERNAENKDQRSNIELAEQSPKNLEGDELVHLDKK, encoded by the exons ATGGCGAAGAATTTCGTTAGAGATGACGTTCCACTATCAAGATTTGGAGTCTTGGTGGCGCAGTTGGAATCAATAGTCGCATCAGCGTCTCACAAGTCTCCCGACGCTCTCCTCTGTTTTGATCTTCTTTCTGATCTCATATCCGCCATTGCCGAAGAGTCTAAG gaTTCTATACTGCTGTGTCAAAGGAAATGTGAGGATGCACTTTATTCTCTACTTGTGCTAGGCGCAAGGAAACCGGTCCGTCATTTGGCCTCAGTGGCAATGGCAAGGATTATACAAAAAGGTGACAGTATTTCAATATACTCCAGGGCTAGCAGTTTGCAGGGATTTCTCTCTGATGGAAAGAAGAGCGAGCCTCAACGAATCGCGG GTGCTGCCGAGTGCTTGGGAGAATTGTATCGCTATTTTGGGAGACGAATCACTTCAGGCTTACTTGAAACAACCACGATTGTCACAAAACTGCTGAAGTTCAATGAG GACTTTGTTAGAGAAGAGGCTTTACAGATGCTTCAAAATGCTTTGGAAGGCTCTGGTGGAGGTGCTGCTGCCTCAGCATATACTGATGCATTTCGTATCATTATGCGAACTGGGATCGTGGACAAATCATCTATTGTTAGAGTAGCTGCAGCTAGATGTCTAAAAGCATTGGCGAGCATCGGAGGGCCAGGATTAGGGGTTGGAGAACTTGATAatgcttcttcttcttgtgtCAGG GCCCTTGAAGATCCTATATCGTCCGTAAGGGATGCATTCGCCGAAGCTTTGGGAGCATTGCTTGGTCTTGGGATGAATCCTGATGCACAGGTT GTACAACCAAGGGGAAAAAGTCATTTTACTCCCAAGAAACTTGATGGGGGTTTAGAGAGACACTTAACTTTGCCATTTGTAAAAG CTAGTGGGCCTCGGGCGAAAGTTCTGCGAGTTGGCCTAACCTTGTCGTGGGTTTCCTTTCTCCAG GCCTGCATTTTATACATCCTTCGAGTGGGCATAACTGATCAAATGAGCGAACCTACTCAGAGAGGCCTGTTGGTTATTTTGGGCAAACAG CTTCAATCTCCTGATGCTACTCCTTCCATGCGAGTTGCTTCTTTGCGGACCATGTCATATGCTTTGAAAACTCTAGGGGAG GTTCCCGCTGAATTTAAGGATGTTCTTGATAACACAGTTGTTCCTGCAGTTTCCCATCATGCACCATTG GTGCGTGTTGAGGCTGCTTTGACCTTGCGTGCATTAGCTGAGGTTGATCCTACATGTATTGGTGGTTTGATTTCTTATGCAATAACAATGCTTGGAGCAGTTAGAGATAATATTTCATTTGAAAAG GGAACTAATCTAAAGTATGAGCTGGAGTGTCTAGATGGTCAGGCTGCAGTTTTGGCAGCTTTGGTGTCTATTTCTCCAAACTTACCTCTTGGTTATCCATCTCG GTTGCCCAGATCAGTACTTGAACTGTCTAAGAAAATGATAATGGAATCAAGTCGGAATCCTATGGCAGCAGCTGTTGAAAAGGAGGCTGGGTGGATGCTCTTGTCCTCACTGCTTGCGTGCATGCCAAAAGAG GAACTTGAGGATCAAGTTTTTGATATTCTTTCTTTATGGGCTTCTGCATTCCAAGGAAATCCAGAACGCCATATCAATGAAACAAAGGATCTCCAATCTAACATAAG TGTATGGTCTGCTGCAGTGGATGCATTGACAGCATTCATAAAGAGTTTTGTCTCTTCTGGTGCTATGAACAAGGGGATCTTACTTGAACCAGTTTTGCTATACCTTAGTAG GGCTTTATCATATATATTGCTGTTGGCAGCCAAAGACCAAATGACTTTCAAACAGGCATCAGACATATTTATCATCAAGACACTAATAGCCTATCAGTCGATTTCAGATCCAACTGTATATCGAAGAGACCATGCCCGTCTTATTCAGATATGTGCAACTCCTTATAG GGAAGCGTCCAAATGTGAGGAAAGTTCATGCTTGAGGATGCTGTTAGACAAAAGAGACGCTTGGCTGGGTCCTTGGAACCCTGGCAG GGATTTGTTCGAGGATGAACTTCGCTCATTTCAAGGTGGAAAAGATGGTCTGGTACCATGTGTATGGGCTAACGACCTTCCGAGCTTTCCTAAG CCGGAGACTATAAGCAAAATGTTAGTAAATCAGAAGCTCCTCTGTGTTGGCAACATATTTGCTTCTGAG GATGTTGGGGGAATGCTCTCACTCCTAGAAATGGTTGAGCAGTGTCTGAGAGCTGGAAAGAAACAAGCTTGGCATGCTACCAGTGTTACAAACATATGTGTGGGCCTGCTATCTGGCCTGAAG GCCTTGCTTGCTTTACGTCCTGAACCCTTACCATTGGAAGTACTTGGTTTGGCACAGTCTATATTTCAG AACATTCTGGCTGAGGGTGACATCTGTGCTTCACAACGCAGAGCATCATCTGAAGGACTTGGTCTATTAGCTCGTCTTGGAAATGATGTGTTTACTGCCAGATTG ACAAGAGTTCTCCTTGGTGATATAAATTCAGCTGTAGATTCAAACTATGCTGGTTCAGTTGCACTGTCACTTGGTTGCATTCATCGCAG CGCAGGGGGGATTGCATTGTCAAGCTTGGTTCCTGCTACTGTtaattcattttcttctctGGCTAAAAGTTCAAACACTGGCTTACAAATTTGGTCTTTGCATGGTCTACTGTTGACTGTGGAGGCGGCTGGATTATCCTATGTTTCTCATGTTCAG GCGACACTTAGCCTTGCCATGGATATTCTGTTGTCAAATGAGATTGGTTCGACTAACCTGCATCAGGCAGTGGGCCGCCTTATAAATGCTATTGTTGCTGTCCTTGGTCCTGAACTTTCCCCTGGCAGCATTTTTTTCTCGCGCTGCAAG TCTGTCATTGCAGAGGTCAGCTCTCGGCAAGAGACTGCAACACTTTATGA GAATGTTCGATTCACTCAGCAGCTAGTTCTTTTTGCACCACAAGCTGTTACTGTGCACCATAATGTGCAAACACTGCTCCCAACTCTATCCTCAAGACAG CCAACACTGCGACGTTTAGCTTTATCCACTCTGAGACATCTCATTGAAAAGGATCCA GGGTCCATTATGAATGAACATATAGAAGATACATTGTTCCATATGCTGGATGAGGAAACTGATGCTGA GATTGGAAGCTTAGCACGAACAACAGTTATGAGATTGCTTTATGCATCATGTCCATCACGGCCATCACAATGGCTATCAATTTGCCGCAACATG ATTCTTTCGTCATCCTCAAGAGTGCTCAGCACAAGTGACAGTTCACTAAATGATTCTTCAAGTGGTCTGGATGGTAACACTAGACTGAATACTGGGGATGATGATGAGAACATGGTGTCGAGCTCCCAAAACCGAAACTTTCAAGGTTATGGAAACAGTCATTCCATTGTCTATCCTCCTAGGGACAAGCACCTCAGATATCGAACAAGAGTTTTTGCTGCAGA GTGTTTGAGTCATCTTCCTGCAGCAGTTGGAAAGAATCCAGTGCATTTTGATATAGCATTGGCAAGACAGCAGCCTGCCAGTGGATCGACCTCTGGAGACTGGCTGGTTCTTCAATTGCAAGAACTAGTTTCCCTTGCTTATCAG ATCAGCACAATTCAGTTTGAGAACATGCGGCCAGTTGGTGTGACCCTATTGAGTACTATTATTGACAAG TTTGGAACATTGGACCCTGAGCTTCCTGGTCACCTTCTTCTGGAACAGTATCAG GCCCAATTGGTTTCTGCAGTTCGAACTGCATTGGACTCGTCCTCTGGCCCTGTCCTATTGGAAGCAGGCTTGCAGCTCGCCACAAAG ATATTGACATGTAAAATTGTTAGTCGGGATCAACTTGCTGTAAAACGGATATTTTCATTGATTTCACGTCCTCTAAATGAATTCAATGACCTTTACTATCCATCCTTTGCAGAATGGGTCTCGTGCAAG ATAAAAGTGAGACTCCTTACAGCACATGCCTCTCTGAAATGTTACACCTTTGCATTCttgaaaaatcaacaaaagGAGATTACTGATGAATATTTAGCTTTATTGCCTCTTTTCTCTGAGAGTTCAAAAATTCTTGGAATTTACTGGCTCTGTCTTCTGAAGGACTACAGCTATATTAGGACTCAGTCATTTCCTAAAGAAAAT TGGAAACCGTTTCTTGATGGGATTCAGTCTACACTAGTTTCAACTAAGTTGCTGGCATGTCTGGAAGAAGCTTGGCCACTGATCGTGCAAGCGGTGGCATTAGATGCAGTTCCTTTGAACACTTACATAAAAGGATCCTCAGAAACTGAAGAACAGTCTATTACAGACTTAATTTCGGGTTATAACATGGTTGAGTTGGGTTCAGaagaatttcaatttttgtgGGGCtttgctcttcttcttctatttcagGGGCAAGATTCAGTTCTTGGTGAATCTAGGCTACATATTGGCTCTGTCAATACCATATTAAGTGGTGGCTGTGTTAGTGATGAAGTAAAGTCAATTGCTTTGGAGTTGTGCGAAGTTGCTCTGCCTGTGTTTCAAGTCCTGTTAGCGGAGAGATTCTTTAATGTAGGATTTCTCACTATGGATTCCTGTCAAGAACTGCTGCAG GTTTgctttttctccatttttgttGAAGATACATGGGACAATTTTGCCATCTCTATTTTATCACAG ATTGTGCAGAACTGCCCCTTGGATTTCCTAAAGACCGAAAGTTTTGTGTATTTAGTATCAGAACTTTATTTGGCGCTTCTTTTTAAATCCTTCACAAG TGCAACTTCTCAATACCATTTAAGCTGGGATGATATTGTTTCTGTCTTACTTACCACAGCACCAACacttttaaaacaatatgaGCCAAAG ATGGGTTTGAAATCAATTTTGGCTTTTCATTTGGTTGGTTACCAGTGCATTGAAAGGGCTTCAACCGAAGTTTCCCTTTCAAGAGTTCATGATTTTGTCCAGTGTCTAACTTCTGTGATGAAAACATATGTTACTG ATATCTCTGAACTTGGAAATGACAGCATTGGTTACTTGATGACAATAACAAGAACTTGTCTGACTGCGAGTGTTATTTTGGCTGAGAATTGCACTAAAGGAATTCATCAGCTTGAGAATAAGAGGTCCAACTTACATAAACTGCTGCTGTTGAAGCTTGCTCTCTCTCTTGAACAGACTACTTCATTTGCTAAACTAGCTTTTGAAATTCAACttcttgaagaaaatcaaggatGTAAGCCAGTATTTTATGGCATGATATGCAATGCCACCCGGTGCTTCAGGAGTGCTCTTACTGATGCTGACATTCAG GTCCAAGCAATTGGGTTGCAAATACTGAAAGGCGTGCTAACAAGGAAAATCAATTCAGAGTACTCATTCTTCGTATTCTTTGTTGGGGAACTTGTTGAAGACCTTGGGTCTGTAATCCAGAAACTCTTTAAG ACACCTATGAACAGGGAAGTGGTGGCTATTGCTGGGGAGTGTTTGAAGGTTTTAATGCTTCTTCAGACACTTTCAAGAACTAATGAGTGTCAGAAATGCCTAATGAATCTGTTTTTGGAAGCTGTTCTCCTTTTTACAACGTCAGAGAATTCTTCTCAG GAAGCACGTGATTTGAAGATCACAACTATAAAATTGGTTACACAACTGGCTCAACTCCCTGACTCATCTGCTTGTATCAAGGAGGTTTTACTCACAATGCCCATGATGAGAAGACAACAATTGCAG GATATAATACGTGCTTCTGTGATGCAAGACCAGAACCAGAAACAAGTCAATTCCACTGGACCATCTTTTATTATCAAGTTGCCTGCAAAAATAGAGGAAAGTAGAAAAGAGGAAATTATTGTTCCAGCTCCTTGCAGTGAAGAGGTGGAGGACAATTccgaggaagaggaagaagatgatTGGGATACTTTTCAGTCTTTTCCTTCTACGAACGAAGTTGATCCTACTAAAACTGCGTTCCAGGATTCTCGCTCAATTGAAAACACAATTTCAGATGATGGCTTTAAGGGAGAATTCATTTCTGTACCACAGGATGAGGTAGAAGAAACTACTGCTACAATTTCAGATGGTGGCTTGGAGGGAGAAACTATTTCAATACCTGAGGATGAGGTAGGAGAAATTACTGCTGAAAATCAAATGGCTAGTGATGATGAGACTCTGTCAGGCAATGCAGATAGCAGCAACCAGACACAGGATCTTAATGGTTCCCAAGATGGCTTCCATGATGACAAGTTATCTGATGCTCACCACATGGAGAAGGATAGAGCAGTGTTACGCCATGGTGATGTGATCTTGCCTGATTCTCAGTCTGAGGTAGGAAAAGGCCCTGAAACATGTGAAAATCTGGAGGTCCAAAAGAGAACAGGCGGCAATTTGTCTTCTGAAGTGGGGGAACATGCTGAAGATGTAAAAGCACATGGTTCCTCTTATGAGGATCATCAAAGAAGTAGAGAGGAATCTAGTGAAACAAATGAAGGTGCTTTGCCGAATATTCAATCTACTGAAATACAAAGCATGCCACTTGATGACCGCAATGAAGACATGAAAGAACAAATTACACTTGATGATCACcatgaggatgaggaaatgagAGACATCACCTCAATCAAGGATCACCAGGAGGGGAAGGATTTGAAAGACACAACCTCACTCGAGGATCACCATGAGGAGAAGGATTTGAAAGACATAACCTCACTCAAGAATCACCGTGAGAAGAGAAAAACAGATAACGAAGACCAACCTTCTGATATAGATCTGTCTGAGCAGTCTCCTAAAAAGTTGGAACAAACTACACTTGATGATCACCATGAGGAGAAGGATATGAGAGACATAACCTCAGTCAAGGATCACTATGAGGAGAAGGATATGAAAGACATGACCTCACTCGAGGATTACCATGAGGAGAGAAAAACAGAAAACGAAGACCTATGTTCTGATATAGATTTGTCTGAGCGATCTCCTAAAAATTTGGAACAAACTACACTTGATCACCATGAAGAGAGAAATGCAGAAAACAAAGACCAGCGTTCTAATATAGAATTGGCCGAGCAGTCTCCTAAAAATTTAGAAGGTGACGAACTAGTCCACCTTGACAAAAAATGA